One Pseudonocardia sediminis DNA window includes the following coding sequences:
- a CDS encoding DUF6932 family protein, whose translation MLPELVVSEDDEQQFVLPWSEEPWPATWQEVERTFGTTDHRRSLLSLASSRLFELQAAGIPIYAAWINGSFVTAREHPNDIDVVVLIDGDRSAASREATGLSPAAWLDATHVLRNARYERGGTAADHRSDFRFVTFYAEEARWTATAQDELDHWFTVWSRLEVGPRDRSGRGKMVEDAKGFVEVRW comes from the coding sequence GTGCTGCCTGAGCTGGTCGTGAGCGAAGACGACGAGCAGCAGTTCGTCCTGCCGTGGTCCGAGGAGCCGTGGCCAGCGACCTGGCAGGAAGTCGAACGCACGTTCGGGACGACAGATCATCGACGGTCGCTACTGAGTCTCGCCTCGTCTCGCCTGTTTGAGCTCCAGGCAGCAGGCATACCGATCTACGCGGCGTGGATCAACGGCTCCTTCGTGACCGCCCGGGAGCACCCGAACGACATCGACGTCGTTGTCCTGATCGACGGTGATCGTTCCGCCGCCAGCCGCGAGGCCACCGGCCTGAGCCCAGCAGCGTGGCTGGACGCAACCCACGTTCTTCGGAATGCCCGATACGAACGTGGCGGGACGGCTGCCGACCATCGCTCGGACTTCCGGTTTGTGACGTTCTATGCAGAAGAGGCCCGCTGGACAGCAACAGCCCAGGACGAACTGGATCACTGGTTTACGGTTTGGTCTCGTCTCGAGGTTGGACCACGGGATCGATCGGGGCGGGGCAAGATGGTGGAGGACGCGAAGGGCTTCGTAGAGGTGAGGTGGTGA
- a CDS encoding RNA polymerase sigma factor: protein MTAAVEDLLRTLAPQVLGALVRRHRQFDACEDAVQEALLAATTQWPVEGVPDNPHGWLVAVGSRRLIDAVRSESASRAREERLAVMDPQLAPSPDDEPAAADDTLTLLALCAHPSLSAPSQLALTLRAVGGLTTAEVAAAFLVPEATMAQRISRAKKTIRQAGATFTPPPDDERDARLAVVRQVLYLIFNEGYTASSGAALARAELTVEAIRLARLLHALLPGDGETTALLALMLLTDARRDARTGPDGDLVPLAEQDRSAWDAAAIAEGVALVERALAAGVPGPYRLQAAIAAVHDEAATAADTDWRQIVGLYELLGRVAPSPVVTLNHAVALGELRGPQAGLELLSSLDDDERMTAGHRLAAVRAHLLERAGDHDAAREQYREAARRTSSAPERRYLDGRAAAL, encoded by the coding sequence GTGACCGCGGCCGTCGAGGACCTGCTCCGCACGCTCGCGCCGCAGGTCCTCGGCGCGCTCGTCCGACGCCACCGTCAGTTCGACGCCTGCGAGGACGCCGTGCAGGAGGCGCTCCTGGCCGCCACGACCCAGTGGCCGGTCGAGGGCGTCCCGGACAACCCGCACGGCTGGCTGGTGGCCGTCGGGTCCCGGCGGCTGATCGACGCCGTGCGCAGCGAGAGCGCGAGCCGTGCCCGCGAGGAGCGACTCGCCGTGATGGACCCGCAGCTCGCGCCGTCACCCGACGACGAGCCGGCCGCGGCCGACGACACGCTGACCCTGCTCGCCCTGTGCGCCCACCCGTCGCTGTCGGCGCCGTCGCAGCTGGCGCTCACCCTGCGCGCGGTCGGCGGGCTCACAACGGCCGAGGTCGCGGCCGCGTTCCTGGTCCCCGAGGCCACGATGGCGCAGCGGATCAGCCGGGCGAAGAAGACGATCCGCCAGGCCGGGGCGACGTTCACCCCTCCCCCGGACGACGAGCGCGACGCACGCCTCGCCGTCGTCCGCCAGGTGCTCTACCTGATCTTCAACGAGGGGTACACGGCGTCCTCGGGTGCCGCGCTGGCCCGCGCGGAGCTGACCGTCGAGGCGATCCGGCTGGCCCGCCTCCTGCACGCGCTCCTCCCCGGCGACGGCGAGACGACCGCGCTGCTCGCGCTCATGCTGCTCACCGACGCCCGCCGCGACGCCCGCACCGGGCCGGACGGCGACCTGGTCCCGCTGGCCGAGCAGGACCGGTCGGCCTGGGACGCCGCGGCGATCGCGGAGGGGGTCGCCCTGGTCGAACGGGCGCTGGCGGCCGGGGTGCCCGGGCCCTACCGGCTGCAGGCCGCGATCGCCGCGGTGCACGACGAGGCCGCGACCGCCGCCGACACCGACTGGCGTCAGATCGTCGGGCTCTACGAGCTGCTGGGACGGGTCGCGCCCAGCCCGGTCGTCACGCTCAACCACGCCGTCGCCCTCGGTGAGCTGCGCGGACCGCAGGCCGGGCTGGAGCTGCTGTCGTCCCTGGACGACGACGAGCGCATGACGGCCGGGCACCGTCTGGCCGCGGTGCGGGCGCATCTCCTGGAGCGGGCCGGTGACCACGACGCCGCCCGCGAGCAGTACCGCGAGGCCGCCCGCCGCACGTCGAGTGCACCCGAACGTCGCTACCTCGACGGCCGCGCCGCCGCCCTCTGA
- a CDS encoding helix-turn-helix transcriptional regulator: protein MTKTTERLTVMQVCAELRISRSTFYEWRAKNRAPRCIKLPNGDLRVRRAELERWLDAHEEAA from the coding sequence ATGACGAAGACGACGGAGCGGCTGACGGTCATGCAGGTGTGCGCAGAACTCAGGATCTCGCGGTCAACGTTCTACGAGTGGCGGGCGAAGAACCGGGCCCCGCGGTGCATCAAGCTCCCCAACGGTGACCTGCGGGTCCGTCGTGCGGAGTTGGAGCGCTGGCTCGATGCGCACGAGGAGGCAGCCTGA
- a CDS encoding plasmid replication, integration and excision activator: MAIKNKFPVAMGDVFPHGAFVVSEVEPVRDFDKSSPGRPVQQTDKETGLPVWSVSVLDADPEARRTDKTVTVKIAAPHQPVPPEAAAGLPFRPVEFDGLTVTPYVQETGGRPRVAYSFRAAGMRAPGHQRPAPGKNQDAA; the protein is encoded by the coding sequence ATGGCGATCAAGAACAAGTTCCCCGTCGCGATGGGCGACGTGTTCCCCCACGGCGCGTTCGTGGTGTCCGAGGTCGAGCCGGTCCGGGACTTCGACAAGTCCTCCCCCGGCCGCCCGGTCCAGCAGACCGACAAGGAGACCGGGCTGCCGGTGTGGTCGGTCTCGGTCCTCGACGCCGACCCCGAGGCCCGCCGCACCGACAAGACGGTCACGGTGAAGATCGCGGCACCGCACCAGCCGGTCCCGCCCGAGGCCGCCGCAGGGCTGCCGTTCCGCCCGGTCGAGTTCGACGGCCTCACCGTCACCCCGTACGTGCAGGAGACCGGAGGCCGGCCCCGCGTCGCCTACAGCTTCCGCGCCGCCGGGATGCGCGCCCCCGGCCACCAGCGCCCGGCCCCGGGCAAGAACCAGGACGCGGCCTGA
- a CDS encoding class I SAM-dependent methyltransferase, with product MTTEKVDLRGAAATLLMTLYMRAFDARSRRPILGDRYAQEVLDRVEYDFATLHRFTGDASAIVCRAKRLDEWTTEFLVAEPHGQVLHLGCGLDSRPLRVRPPRTCRWIDVDQPEVIDLRRRLYDLPDHVETVPASVTDEGWWDQVSTDRPTLVVAEGLLMYLPDDDVRALVDRVRQTLPRGLLAFDAVAPWTVTVSKWTPEFRAVGTRFHSAWDRGTFESRHPSLHRLDDVSVYDMAALAEPRLWLRPALYVAGVLPPMRDSMRLHRYRFGY from the coding sequence GTGACCACGGAGAAGGTGGATCTGCGGGGCGCGGCGGCGACGCTGTTGATGACCCTCTACATGCGGGCGTTCGACGCCCGCTCGCGGCGGCCGATCCTGGGCGACCGGTACGCGCAGGAGGTGCTCGACCGCGTCGAGTACGACTTCGCCACGCTGCACCGCTTCACCGGCGACGCCTCGGCGATCGTGTGCCGGGCCAAGCGTCTCGACGAGTGGACGACCGAGTTCCTCGTCGCCGAGCCGCACGGGCAGGTGCTGCACCTGGGGTGCGGGCTCGACAGCCGCCCGCTCCGGGTCCGGCCGCCGCGGACGTGCCGCTGGATCGACGTCGACCAGCCCGAGGTGATCGACCTCCGCCGGCGGCTCTACGACCTGCCCGACCACGTCGAGACCGTCCCGGCCTCGGTCACCGACGAGGGCTGGTGGGACCAGGTCTCGACCGACCGTCCGACGCTCGTGGTCGCCGAGGGCCTGCTCATGTACCTCCCCGACGACGACGTGCGGGCCCTGGTCGACAGGGTCCGGCAGACGCTGCCGCGCGGGCTGCTGGCCTTCGACGCCGTCGCGCCGTGGACGGTGACCGTCTCGAAGTGGACGCCGGAGTTCCGCGCGGTCGGGACCCGCTTCCACTCCGCGTGGGACCGGGGCACGTTCGAGTCCCGGCATCCCTCGCTGCACCGCCTCGACGACGTCTCGGTCTACGACATGGCCGCGCTCGCCGAGCCCCGGCTCTGGCTGCGCCCGGCGTTGTACGTCGCCGGCGTCCTGCCGCCGATGCGGGACTCCATGCGCCTGCACCGTTACCGCTTCGGGTACTGA
- the cutA gene encoding divalent-cation tolerance protein CutA, producing the protein MITGGQIELCEVVVTAPDPEWLYEFARSLVADRLASNAHNFEPVRSAYRWDGELRERTEGRVALHTRRSLVARIVERAEKDHPYMVPSVSARPIYDGNPRYLEWIAAETRQG; encoded by the coding sequence ATGATCACCGGCGGGCAGATTGAGTTGTGCGAAGTCGTTGTCACCGCGCCTGACCCGGAATGGCTGTACGAATTCGCCAGATCTCTCGTGGCTGATCGACTGGCATCTAATGCACACAATTTTGAGCCAGTGCGATCTGCGTACCGGTGGGACGGTGAATTGCGCGAACGCACCGAGGGGCGTGTGGCGCTGCATACGAGACGGTCGCTTGTTGCGAGGATAGTAGAGCGCGCCGAGAAAGATCACCCTTATATGGTGCCGAGCGTGAGTGCTCGTCCCATTTATGACGGTAACCCGCGTTATCTTGAGTGGATTGCGGCGGAGACCCGGCAGGGCTGA
- a CDS encoding tyrosine-type recombinase/integrase: MDKRAVVNTVQARALLSAVGSQKPSGPGLVAFFGLLYYAALRPGEAVTLRAADLQLPAEGWGELLLTGSTPEAGASWTDNGRRREERELKHRARGETRSVPSPPPLTALLRAHLAEHGTTPDGRLFRGVRGGDLPEGTYCRVWRKARASALTESEAASPLARRPYDLRHAAVSTWLNAGVPSTQVAEWAGHSVAVLHQIYAKCIVGQEDAARQRIADALGATP, from the coding sequence GTGGACAAGCGAGCCGTCGTCAACACCGTTCAGGCCCGCGCCCTGCTGTCCGCCGTGGGCAGTCAGAAGCCGAGCGGCCCGGGCCTGGTCGCCTTCTTCGGCCTGCTCTACTACGCCGCCCTCAGGCCGGGCGAGGCTGTGACACTCCGCGCCGCTGACCTCCAACTTCCAGCTGAAGGCTGGGGCGAGCTGCTGCTGACCGGCTCTACCCCGGAGGCCGGCGCTTCCTGGACCGACAACGGCCGGCGCCGCGAGGAGCGGGAGTTGAAGCACCGGGCCCGCGGTGAGACCCGCTCGGTCCCGTCTCCCCCTCCGCTCACCGCTCTGCTGCGGGCGCATCTCGCCGAGCACGGCACGACGCCGGATGGCCGGCTGTTCCGCGGTGTCCGCGGTGGTGATCTCCCGGAGGGCACCTACTGCCGGGTATGGCGGAAAGCTCGCGCGAGCGCTCTCACCGAGTCGGAGGCCGCTTCGCCGCTCGCCCGACGCCCCTACGACCTCCGCCACGCCGCGGTGTCGACATGGCTCAACGCGGGCGTGCCCTCGACCCAGGTCGCCGAGTGGGCCGGGCACAGCGTCGCCGTCCTGCACCAGATCTACGCGAAGTGCATCGTCGGCCAGGAGGACGCCGCCCGGCAGCGGATCGCCGACGCCCTTGGGGCTACCCCGTGA
- a CDS encoding SRPBCC family protein, translating into MKDVLDELAAARRKMGTATLPAGEAYTMELRRRYDAHPDDVWDAITSPERLSRWMKPVTGDLRLGGAFELDGGEHGEILRCEPPRLLRVSWMFGPGADEWPGTSEVEVRLSPGPAGDTEFELVHAAAVGEPMFPTFGPGAGGVGWDLHLLTLAGFLDDGVVLDHEEFPASPTGHEFSRRSAAAWGEAHLAGGGEPAHVAAAVEATTAFYVPTGDASASASGSTPS; encoded by the coding sequence ATGAAGGATGTACTCGACGAACTGGCCGCCGCCCGCCGGAAGATGGGCACGGCGACCCTGCCCGCCGGCGAGGCCTACACGATGGAGCTGAGGCGCCGCTACGACGCGCACCCCGACGACGTGTGGGACGCCATCACCAGCCCCGAGCGGCTGAGCCGCTGGATGAAGCCGGTGACCGGCGACCTGCGTCTCGGCGGAGCATTCGAGCTGGACGGCGGCGAGCACGGCGAGATCCTCCGTTGCGAGCCGCCGCGCCTGCTGCGGGTGTCCTGGATGTTCGGGCCCGGGGCCGACGAGTGGCCGGGCACGAGCGAGGTCGAGGTGCGCCTGTCGCCGGGCCCGGCCGGGGATACCGAGTTCGAACTGGTCCACGCCGCGGCCGTCGGGGAGCCCATGTTCCCCACCTTCGGCCCCGGTGCCGGCGGCGTCGGCTGGGACCTGCACCTCCTCACCCTCGCCGGGTTCCTGGACGACGGCGTGGTCCTCGACCACGAGGAGTTCCCGGCATCGCCCACCGGACACGAGTTCAGCCGGCGCAGCGCCGCGGCCTGGGGCGAGGCCCACCTGGCCGGCGGCGGCGAACCGGCCCACGTCGCGGCCGCGGTCGAGGCCACCACCGCGTTCTACGTGCCCACCGGGGACGCGTCGGCCTCGGCGAGCGGGTCGACGCCGAGCTGA
- a CDS encoding helix-turn-helix transcriptional regulator: MGEVIRRRRADLGMSQADLARVAGVDTRQIRRYEAGEQQPLLSVALTIADALGVSVSELAGRAPGRVSLSGDWWASWQTTRDGVEKVATQPVRMRQEGDLVHIAATQRGLSQAEGGYLWSGELRLWDNQILTGWYAAADGAVRSKGTMFLAMHPHGIEFTGRWVGLGYDDNIMTGWATMGKTAKDSERAMSELVAVRGGIA; encoded by the coding sequence ATGGGCGAAGTGATCCGGAGGCGTCGAGCGGATCTCGGCATGTCGCAGGCCGACCTGGCGCGGGTGGCCGGCGTCGACACCCGGCAGATTCGTCGCTACGAGGCGGGGGAGCAGCAGCCGCTGCTGTCGGTCGCGTTGACCATCGCCGACGCCCTCGGGGTGTCGGTGAGCGAGCTGGCCGGCCGCGCGCCCGGGCGCGTCTCGCTGAGTGGAGACTGGTGGGCGTCATGGCAGACGACCCGCGACGGCGTCGAGAAGGTCGCCACGCAGCCTGTGCGCATGCGTCAGGAGGGCGACCTCGTGCACATTGCCGCAACTCAGCGTGGACTCAGTCAGGCAGAGGGTGGCTATTTGTGGTCAGGCGAGCTGCGCCTCTGGGACAACCAGATTCTCACCGGCTGGTACGCGGCGGCTGACGGGGCTGTTCGGTCGAAGGGCACGATGTTTCTGGCCATGCACCCTCACGGAATCGAGTTTACCGGTCGATGGGTGGGGCTCGGCTACGACGACAATATTATGACCGGTTGGGCAACCATGGGTAAGACTGCTAAAGATTCTGAGCGGGCGATGTCTGAGCTTGTGGCAGTGCGAGGCGGCATCGCATGA
- a CDS encoding FtsK/SpoIIIE domain-containing protein produces MITAAASPADVPLSVNQILTVGGALAAVTVYLLYKIGHYLAKVLEALATAAVVFLALWFAAKGLVLAVVWAVRHWRTTTTVAVVSAWCWWWGWLSLLLTLTAVTVVLGVWRVTSLPSFDHWAGRHLRSWWQRWLVYAPRMPRWLRSVGLTVPDRGGATVIQVNPLRRTATAPRERPRRDQLPRILSVRSGPSWDEVKVRLVAGQTPEDFDTAARALAVARGVNRCQVRELSPNVVSIDYQRRNLLDAVVTAPDLDAMAGLPGDAIDLDRVLSGATEYGTPWRQSIRGSHTLIGGATGAGKGSLMWTPLLSIAPAIRDGLVRVNGIDPKGMELAYGRDVFHRYAVTSKDALALLDDLVEQMEARKREHAGTTRLVPITTETPLEIVEFDEIGALLRYVGDRKTREAITERIALLTTQGRALGFTVRGYVQEPTKDTVPVRELFPRRICLRVASKSHVGMVLGDQAYDRGAWANRIGESEPGVGYLFGEGVREPLRVRAAWVPDDAIKALERFVTAPSPDPARRPAPVLPFRPGTPALPAGGAA; encoded by the coding sequence GTGATCACCGCTGCTGCCTCACCGGCCGATGTGCCGCTGTCGGTCAACCAGATCCTCACCGTCGGCGGCGCCCTGGCCGCGGTCACCGTCTACCTGCTCTACAAGATCGGCCATTACCTCGCGAAGGTCCTGGAAGCCCTCGCCACCGCCGCGGTCGTGTTCCTCGCCCTCTGGTTCGCCGCCAAGGGCCTCGTCCTCGCGGTCGTGTGGGCGGTCCGGCACTGGCGCACCACTACGACAGTTGCCGTGGTATCGGCGTGGTGCTGGTGGTGGGGCTGGCTGTCGCTGCTACTCACCCTCACCGCCGTGACGGTCGTGCTCGGGGTGTGGCGGGTCACGTCGCTGCCCTCGTTCGACCACTGGGCCGGACGTCACCTGCGCTCCTGGTGGCAGCGCTGGCTCGTCTACGCACCCCGGATGCCGCGCTGGCTGCGCTCGGTCGGCCTCACGGTCCCCGACCGCGGCGGGGCCACGGTCATCCAGGTCAACCCGCTGCGCCGCACCGCCACCGCCCCCCGGGAGCGACCGCGCCGCGACCAGCTCCCCCGCATCCTCTCGGTCCGCTCCGGACCCTCGTGGGACGAGGTCAAGGTCCGTCTGGTCGCCGGGCAGACCCCGGAGGACTTCGACACTGCCGCCCGCGCCCTCGCGGTGGCTCGCGGGGTGAACCGCTGCCAGGTCCGCGAACTGAGCCCGAACGTGGTGTCGATCGACTACCAGCGCCGCAACCTCCTCGACGCCGTCGTCACCGCACCCGACCTCGACGCCATGGCCGGCCTCCCCGGGGACGCGATCGACCTGGACCGGGTGCTGTCCGGAGCTACCGAGTACGGCACACCGTGGCGGCAGTCGATCCGCGGTAGCCACACCCTGATCGGCGGCGCCACCGGGGCAGGCAAGGGCTCCCTGATGTGGACGCCCCTGCTGTCGATCGCCCCGGCCATCCGCGACGGCCTGGTCCGGGTCAATGGCATCGACCCGAAGGGCATGGAACTGGCCTACGGCCGCGACGTGTTCCACCGCTACGCCGTCACCAGCAAGGACGCCCTGGCCCTGCTCGACGACCTGGTCGAGCAGATGGAAGCGCGCAAGCGCGAGCACGCCGGAACCACCCGCCTCGTCCCGATCACGACCGAGACTCCGTTGGAGATCGTGGAGTTCGACGAGATCGGCGCCCTGCTCCGCTACGTCGGCGACCGCAAGACCCGCGAGGCCATCACCGAACGCATCGCGCTGCTGACCACCCAGGGCCGGGCGCTGGGGTTCACCGTCCGCGGTTACGTGCAGGAGCCGACCAAGGACACTGTCCCGGTGCGGGAGTTGTTCCCGCGCCGCATCTGCCTTCGCGTGGCCTCCAAGAGCCACGTCGGGATGGTCCTGGGCGATCAGGCGTACGACCGGGGTGCGTGGGCGAACCGCATCGGCGAGTCCGAACCCGGTGTCGGCTACCTGTTCGGGGAAGGCGTCCGCGAGCCCCTGCGCGTGCGCGCCGCGTGGGTTCCGGATGACGCGATCAAGGCCCTAGAACGGTTCGTCACCGCCCCCTCGCCCGACCCGGCCCGCCGCCCCGCGCCGGTGCTGCCGTTCCGCCCCGGCACACCCGCACTACCCGCCGGAGGTGCCGCGTGA
- a CDS encoding WhiB family transcriptional regulator, with amino-acid sequence MSAPSQGRPVLRLVPITDPTAATTDVRWRDDAACAGLDTELFFPVDDRAASVETPRRVCRGCPVRAACLADALATEDPARRYGITGGTTPGERRTLHRAGLTITTTPAAGGDVA; translated from the coding sequence ATGAGCGCCCCGAGCCAGGGCCGGCCGGTGCTGCGGCTGGTCCCGATCACCGACCCCACCGCCGCAACGACCGATGTCCGCTGGCGGGATGACGCCGCGTGCGCCGGGCTGGACACCGAGCTGTTCTTCCCCGTCGACGACCGCGCGGCCTCGGTCGAGACACCACGTCGGGTGTGCCGGGGCTGCCCGGTCCGCGCCGCCTGCCTCGCCGACGCGCTCGCCACGGAGGACCCGGCCCGGCGCTACGGCATCACCGGCGGTACCACCCCCGGCGAGCGCCGGACTCTGCACCGCGCCGGGCTCACCATCACCACCACCCCGGCCGCCGGAGGTGACGTCGCATGA
- a CDS encoding VOC family protein produces MTNVSQETTVTCGCCGAPKPPDEVARLSHHPEIAVCGGCVHGMAGRLANRPSITPIFPVHDMPAAREFWTRAGLQVEEYSPEYAFVMFGDAEVLHLDLRAELDPEHNAAAVYIHIPDPHDWHARLKAQGLPVSDVVVEPWGMIEFSVKDPSGNLIRMGRND; encoded by the coding sequence ATGACCAACGTGTCGCAGGAGACCACGGTGACGTGCGGGTGTTGCGGCGCTCCGAAGCCTCCGGACGAGGTGGCGCGGCTGAGCCATCACCCCGAGATCGCGGTGTGTGGCGGCTGTGTGCACGGCATGGCCGGTCGGCTGGCGAACCGCCCATCGATCACGCCGATCTTCCCGGTGCACGACATGCCGGCAGCCCGGGAGTTCTGGACCCGTGCGGGCCTACAGGTCGAGGAGTACAGCCCGGAGTACGCGTTCGTCATGTTCGGCGACGCGGAGGTGCTGCATCTGGATCTGCGGGCCGAGCTCGACCCGGAGCACAACGCCGCGGCGGTCTACATCCACATTCCCGATCCCCACGACTGGCACGCCCGCCTGAAGGCGCAGGGCCTGCCGGTTAGCGACGTCGTGGTCGAACCGTGGGGAATGATCGAGTTCAGTGTGAAGGACCCGAGCGGGAACCTGATCCGGATGGGCCGCAACGATTGA
- a CDS encoding replication initiator, with protein sequence MLALSNEVATQLAEDHGVCIRPLAMRRIDQSSGRVDVVPVPCGSTREDQCRPCAEKARRLRMVQCREGWHLEDEPIVKPADPTAAQKELMTVRADLHAAYTDARAKGDDAECEEIRETVAEVDQELRALGVRGRLAPLDPTPQTVRRSTRRRQDAPNLPRRPVENRTLGRVFGGKYRPSTFLTLTLDTYGRVDKHGAALDPDTYDYRRAARDAIHFPKLLDRFWQNTRRCVGWDVQYFGTVEPQKRGAPHFHAAIRGTIPRTELRAITAATYHQVWWPHHDEIVYSGDRLPRWDHHHKAFVDPETREPLPTWDEATDPDALAAPAHTVVFGPQVHAKGILGGSEEAGRHIGYLTKYLTKSVGQAAGLDESATSRQREHARRLAAELAITPCSPRCPIWLLYGIEPKGARPGTTPGQCKGKAHKPEHLGIAGRRVLVSRKWSNKSLSDHRAERTAFVRQLLDRAGVQPAYAVDDGPFSWETTKPGDSDVPPRTVLLLHAINQRSRWRADYDAAVLATSDAPPDRSATEGAAA encoded by the coding sequence ATGCTCGCGCTCTCGAACGAGGTCGCGACGCAGCTCGCCGAGGACCACGGCGTCTGCATCCGGCCGCTGGCCATGCGCCGCATCGACCAGAGCAGCGGGCGGGTCGACGTCGTCCCCGTCCCGTGCGGGTCCACGCGGGAGGACCAGTGCCGCCCCTGCGCGGAGAAGGCCCGACGCCTGCGCATGGTCCAGTGCCGCGAGGGCTGGCACCTCGAAGACGAACCCATCGTCAAACCCGCCGACCCCACCGCCGCGCAGAAAGAGCTGATGACGGTCCGGGCGGACCTGCACGCCGCCTACACCGACGCCCGCGCCAAGGGCGACGACGCCGAGTGCGAGGAGATCCGCGAGACCGTCGCCGAGGTCGACCAGGAGCTGCGCGCACTCGGGGTCCGCGGCCGCCTGGCCCCGCTCGACCCGACACCCCAGACCGTGCGCCGCTCCACCCGCCGACGGCAGGACGCACCGAACCTGCCCCGCCGCCCGGTCGAGAACCGCACCCTCGGACGGGTGTTCGGAGGGAAGTACCGCCCCTCCACGTTCCTCACCCTGACCCTCGACACGTATGGGCGGGTGGACAAGCACGGCGCCGCGCTCGACCCGGACACCTACGACTACCGCCGCGCCGCCCGCGACGCGATCCACTTCCCGAAGCTGCTGGACCGGTTCTGGCAGAACACCCGCCGGTGTGTGGGCTGGGACGTGCAGTACTTCGGGACCGTCGAGCCGCAGAAGCGCGGGGCACCGCACTTCCACGCCGCCATCCGCGGCACCATCCCCCGCACCGAGCTGCGGGCGATCACGGCTGCGACCTACCACCAGGTGTGGTGGCCGCACCACGACGAGATCGTCTACAGCGGGGACCGGCTCCCGCGCTGGGACCACCACCACAAGGCGTTCGTCGACCCCGAGACTCGCGAGCCGCTGCCCACCTGGGACGAGGCCACCGACCCGGACGCGCTCGCGGCTCCGGCACACACAGTGGTGTTCGGGCCGCAGGTCCACGCCAAGGGCATCCTCGGCGGTTCTGAGGAGGCTGGACGGCACATCGGCTACCTGACCAAGTACCTCACCAAGTCCGTCGGGCAGGCCGCCGGCCTCGACGAGTCCGCGACGTCTCGCCAGCGGGAGCACGCCCGCCGCCTGGCCGCCGAGCTGGCCATCACGCCGTGCTCGCCGCGCTGCCCGATCTGGCTGCTCTATGGCATCGAGCCCAAGGGCGCCCGACCCGGGACGACGCCAGGGCAGTGCAAGGGCAAAGCGCACAAGCCCGAGCACCTCGGCATCGCCGGGCGCCGGGTGCTGGTCTCGCGGAAGTGGTCCAACAAGTCGCTCTCGGACCACCGGGCGGAGCGGACGGCGTTCGTTCGGCAACTCCTTGACCGGGCCGGGGTGCAGCCCGCCTATGCCGTCGACGACGGCCCGTTCAGCTGGGAGACGACCAAGCCCGGGGACTCGGACGTGCCTCCTCGCACGGTGCTGCTGCTCCATGCGATCAACCAACGGAGCCGATGGCGCGCGGACTACGACGCCGCCGTCCTGGCGACAAGCGACGCCCCACCCGACCGTTCGGCAACTGAGGGAGCAGCGGCATGA
- a CDS encoding YciI family protein: MKYLLMIYDNADSRELFAGEQGAPLMAEMDALFAELQESGELISTDALADPSNTKVVRAPDVTAPVVTDGPLAEAKEHFGGYLVIDVASEARAVEVAARFPSTRFTPMEVRPILGDAGEEM; encoded by the coding sequence ATGAAGTACCTGCTGATGATCTACGACAACGCCGACAGCCGGGAGCTGTTCGCCGGTGAGCAGGGCGCACCGCTGATGGCGGAGATGGACGCGCTGTTCGCCGAACTGCAGGAGTCCGGCGAGCTGATCAGCACCGACGCGCTCGCCGACCCGTCGAACACCAAGGTCGTGCGCGCCCCGGACGTCACGGCACCCGTCGTCACCGACGGGCCGCTCGCGGAGGCCAAGGAGCACTTCGGCGGCTACCTGGTCATCGACGTCGCGTCCGAGGCCCGGGCGGTCGAGGTCGCGGCCCGGTTCCCGAGCACGCGGTTCACGCCGATGGAGGTCCGGCCGATCCTGGGGGACGCGGGCGAGGAGATGTGA
- a CDS encoding ArsR/SmtB family transcription factor, producing MHAFDILGDPVRRRILELLADGERTSGAITDVIRAEFGLSQPAVSQHLRVLRDSGFASVRAAGARRFYAVEAAPLSEVDAWLDRFRRLWDQRLDALGTELARGRRAARNQAGDEPTRPAESSTDADKPDSSAKGT from the coding sequence GTGCACGCGTTCGACATCCTCGGCGACCCGGTACGGCGACGAATTCTGGAGCTGCTCGCCGACGGCGAGCGGACGTCCGGCGCGATCACGGACGTGATCCGGGCCGAGTTCGGACTCTCCCAGCCCGCTGTCTCACAGCATCTGCGCGTACTGCGTGACAGCGGGTTCGCGTCGGTGCGGGCTGCGGGCGCACGCCGGTTCTACGCCGTCGAGGCCGCGCCGCTGAGCGAGGTCGACGCGTGGTTGGACCGGTTCCGCCGGTTGTGGGATCAGCGCCTCGACGCTCTGGGGACCGAGCTGGCCCGGGGCCGACGTGCAGCTCGGAACCAGGCCGGTGACGAGCCCACCCGACCGGCCGAGTCCAGCACCGATGCAGACAAACCCGATTCATCAGCGAAGGGGACATGA